From the Thermococcus sp. M39 genome, one window contains:
- a CDS encoding aminotransferase class V-fold PLP-dependent enzyme produces the protein MKVPDDVRKDIPLTQEVIYFDNAATSLTPLPVIQAMNEYYLKYRANVHRGVHRLSQRATHEYEKAREKVAKFINAEFEEVIFTKNASESLNLIAWGLEWKKGDKIVTTPYEHHSNLLPWIRVARKYGLKLEFIEGDDEGNLDLADAEKKIRGAKLVAVQHVSNILGVIHEVEELGKMAKEEGAIFVVDAAQSVGHMEVDVRKLHADFLAFSGHKGPMGPTGIGVLYVREEMFDIFEPPLIGGGTIEDVSLNEYKLTAPPERYEAGTPNIAGAIGLGAAIDYITKIGLDKIERQEYKLVKRTTEGFDDLGIEWYGPRNLKKHAGVVSFNIAAPHLAGFRLHPHDIAAILDEHNIMIRSGHHCVLPVVKRLKLQGTARASFHCYNTVEEVEYMLGVLEEVVKSLR, from the coding sequence ATGAAAGTTCCGGATGATGTCAGAAAGGACATTCCATTAACTCAGGAAGTAATATATTTTGACAATGCTGCAACAAGTTTGACGCCTTTGCCTGTTATTCAGGCAATGAACGAATATTATCTCAAATACAGAGCAAACGTCCATAGAGGGGTTCATCGCTTATCTCAGAGGGCAACTCATGAGTACGAAAAAGCCCGTGAGAAAGTTGCTAAATTTATAAATGCCGAATTTGAAGAAGTTATCTTCACAAAAAATGCATCAGAAAGTTTAAATTTGATAGCATGGGGTTTGGAATGGAAGAAAGGGGACAAAATAGTCACAACACCTTATGAGCATCACTCCAACTTATTACCTTGGATTAGAGTGGCAAGGAAATATGGATTAAAATTAGAATTTATTGAGGGTGATGACGAAGGTAACTTAGATCTGGCTGATGCAGAAAAGAAAATCAGGGGAGCAAAGCTTGTTGCTGTCCAGCACGTTTCTAATATTTTAGGCGTTATTCACGAGGTCGAGGAGCTTGGAAAGATGGCAAAGGAAGAAGGGGCGATATTTGTTGTTGATGCTGCTCAAAGCGTTGGGCACATGGAAGTGGATGTTAGAAAGCTCCATGCTGACTTTTTGGCTTTCTCAGGACACAAAGGGCCTATGGGGCCAACTGGAATAGGAGTTCTATATGTAAGAGAGGAGATGTTTGACATATTTGAGCCCCCTTTAATCGGCGGCGGAACCATTGAAGATGTGAGCCTAAATGAATACAAGCTCACAGCTCCTCCAGAAAGATACGAAGCAGGAACACCAAACATAGCCGGTGCAATAGGCTTAGGTGCTGCAATAGACTATATTACTAAAATTGGCCTTGATAAAATTGAGAGGCAGGAATATAAACTTGTCAAGCGCACTACAGAAGGTTTTGATGACCTTGGCATTGAGTGGTATGGACCAAGAAATTTAAAGAAGCATGCTGGGGTTGTAAGCTTCAACATCGCTGCCCCTCACCTTGCAGGATTTAGGCTTCATCCTCACGATATTGCTGCTATCTTAGACGAGCACAACATCATGATACGCTCAGGTCACCACTGCGTACTGCCCGTGGTGAAGAGGCTGAAACTGCAGGGGACAGCTAGGGCATCATTCCATTGTTATAACACAGTTGAAGAAGTTGAATACATGTTAGGTGTTTTAGAAGAAGTTGTGAAAAGCTTGAGGTGA
- a CDS encoding cysteine synthase family protein, with the protein MNVFKNTLELFEKFKPTPLVKLQSLSGENREIFAKLEFFNPFSRSIKDRAVFNMLMKAKQRGEINGRNKLFEATSGNVGIAIAALSNIMGAKFRAYLPKPTPKTTEVLLKVLGAEVVRTDFETIDPEVIAFVRREAEKEYAINLNQFENDDNFEAHYKYTAKEIDEQLKSIGKKPDVIMAGSGTSGHIGGLSKYFKEKYKDVKVIGVVPAKGEKIPGIKRPETRPKWFFQVEIDDVVEVTQREAVKGVFEIARNEGILIGLSSGAVVKAFERIKNKYEGTYVLIFPDDGFKYVEVFETYLQGGHEIC; encoded by the coding sequence ATGAACGTATTTAAAAATACGCTAGAACTCTTCGAGAAGTTCAAGCCAACACCTCTAGTAAAGTTGCAAAGTCTTTCTGGGGAAAATAGAGAGATATTTGCCAAATTAGAGTTCTTTAACCCATTCAGCAGAAGCATAAAAGACAGAGCTGTTTTCAACATGCTCATGAAAGCCAAGCAGAGAGGAGAAATAAACGGAAGGAACAAGCTTTTTGAAGCCACTTCTGGGAACGTTGGAATTGCAATAGCGGCGCTTTCTAATATTATGGGAGCAAAGTTCAGGGCATACTTGCCTAAACCAACACCAAAGACGACGGAAGTTTTGCTCAAAGTTCTTGGCGCAGAAGTTGTTAGGACAGATTTTGAAACCATAGATCCCGAGGTGATAGCGTTTGTCAGGAGAGAAGCAGAGAAAGAATATGCCATCAACTTGAATCAGTTTGAGAATGATGATAATTTTGAAGCGCACTATAAGTACACAGCAAAAGAAATTGACGAGCAGCTTAAGAGTATAGGGAAGAAGCCTGATGTTATAATGGCAGGAAGTGGTACTTCTGGACACATCGGAGGTTTGTCAAAGTACTTCAAAGAAAAATATAAAGACGTCAAAGTTATTGGCGTTGTTCCAGCAAAGGGAGAAAAAATTCCAGGGATAAAACGTCCAGAAACAAGGCCGAAGTGGTTCTTCCAAGTTGAGATTGATGATGTTGTTGAAGTAACACAAAGAGAAGCAGTTAAGGGAGTGTTTGAAATTGCAAGGAACGAAGGTATTCTGATAGGGTTGAGCTCTGGTGCCGTGGTTAAGGCTTTTGAGAGGATTAAGAATAAATACGAAGGAACGTATGTTTTGATATTTCCAGACGATGGGTTTAAATACGTGGAGGTATTTGAGACATATCTTCAGGGAGGTCATGAAATTTGCTAG
- a CDS encoding hydrogenase 4 subunit D has protein sequence MKLVLASFIIPLIIGIALFRLDGRKANIVMISSFFFAMIFQVVNALNYLKTMHHEKVIHVPLLATERLGEVYGIIIDPMSVLIGTVVAVAGFIFMFYGIEYMSPRNRHHPVKKGKGLFYAWMTIFEGATLGFIYSSTFLQLLIFFELMGLACWGVVSYYGTPAGYRAGFKAFIVPNIGAIIGFYTAIWLGITQLHDLSLFALKNLDESLKLPLFLALLIAGYTKSAQFPTYSWIPDAMAAPTPASAFLHGAAMVEMGVYLVARVLQFMAPLPIKVFYIMGIFVSLTLLVAVLNYPAQKDAKRLLAYSTIAEAGVMFVGLVYASLGYISGIQAAMYQLTTHAFIKGLAFLTAGTFSYSLGTLDMTKIKGLKDILPLNGFAWSVALLGLAGIPPMGIAFSKAEILTNLKAMEISWFAWVPIIFVLLDSIVFFAVAITWIKRMVLSKTERKKPHTHWMINISLATLIVLSLIVAFIALPLVEEISFLR, from the coding sequence GTGAAACTCGTTCTTGCATCGTTCATAATCCCTCTAATAATTGGAATCGCACTCTTTAGGCTTGATGGAAGGAAAGCTAACATAGTCATGATCTCCTCATTTTTCTTTGCGATGATATTCCAAGTCGTAAACGCTCTCAATTATCTCAAAACAATGCACCACGAAAAAGTGATCCACGTTCCCCTACTCGCAACAGAAAGGCTTGGAGAGGTTTATGGCATAATCATCGATCCAATGAGCGTTTTGATTGGAACCGTTGTTGCTGTTGCAGGTTTCATCTTCATGTTCTATGGAATAGAGTACATGAGTCCTCGAAATCGCCATCATCCCGTGAAGAAGGGCAAAGGTTTATTCTACGCTTGGATGACAATATTCGAGGGAGCCACCCTTGGGTTCATATACTCCTCGACCTTTCTTCAACTGTTGATATTCTTTGAGTTGATGGGATTAGCTTGTTGGGGTGTCGTGAGTTACTATGGAACGCCTGCTGGGTATAGGGCGGGATTCAAGGCCTTTATAGTCCCTAACATAGGCGCGATAATTGGATTTTACACTGCCATCTGGCTTGGAATAACTCAACTTCACGATTTAAGTTTGTTCGCATTGAAAAACCTTGATGAAAGCCTAAAGCTTCCTCTATTTTTAGCTTTGCTAATAGCAGGCTACACTAAGAGTGCCCAGTTCCCAACTTATTCTTGGATTCCGGATGCAATGGCTGCTCCAACGCCAGCTAGTGCGTTTTTACATGGCGCTGCAATGGTCGAGATGGGCGTCTACTTAGTTGCAAGGGTTCTCCAATTCATGGCTCCTTTACCGATCAAGGTTTTTTACATAATGGGCATATTTGTCTCGCTAACCCTCTTAGTGGCAGTTCTCAATTATCCCGCTCAAAAGGATGCTAAACGTTTGTTGGCATATTCAACAATAGCCGAAGCTGGAGTAATGTTTGTTGGTTTAGTTTACGCTTCACTTGGTTATATAAGCGGAATTCAAGCGGCAATGTATCAGCTAACCACTCACGCATTCATAAAAGGTCTAGCATTTCTAACTGCCGGAACATTTAGCTACTCTCTCGGTACACTTGACATGACAAAAATTAAGGGCCTAAAGGATATTTTGCCTTTGAATGGCTTTGCCTGGAGCGTGGCTTTACTCGGCTTAGCGGGAATTCCTCCAATGGGCATAGCCTTCAGCAAGGCGGAGATACTAACTAATCTAAAAGCAATGGAGATCAGCTGGTTCGCTTGGGTGCCGATAATATTCGTTCTCCTTGATTCGATAGTATTCTTTGCTGTTGCCATAACGTGGATTAAAAGAATGGTCTTAAGCAAGACAGAGAGGAAAAAACCTCATACCCACTGGATGATTAATATATCATTGGCAACTTTAATCGTCTTAAGCCTAATTGTGGCGTTCATTGCCCTTCCACTCGTAGAGGAAATAAGCTTTTTGAGGTGA